A window of Cellulosimicrobium protaetiae genomic DNA:
CGCGGGCGCCGTAGGTGTCCTGGACCTGGTAGTAGAAGGTGTAGGCGCCGTCCTGATCGGGGCTGGTCAGGACGATGCGGTCGGTCACGACCTCGGCGTCCAGGTCGTGGGTGTCCTCGATGCCGCCGGGGACCAGGCCGACCTGGTCGCCGTCGGGGTCGGTGTCGTTGGCCACGGCCGCGACCGAGACCGTGCGCCCGGGGCGCACCGTGATCTCGTCGTCCACCGCCACGGGCGGCTGGTTGCTCTCCCCCGGGCGCGCGATCCCCACGTGCACGGTGCCGGTCGCCGTCGCGCCCCGCGCATCCAGCACGGTGTACGTGAACGTGTCGAGTCCGGTCGCGTTCTTGGACGCCGCGTACTCCAGGAACCCGTCCTCCACCTTCGCGGTGCCCTTCGAGGGTGGCGACGCCACCCCGGTCACCTGCACCGAGTCGCCGTCCGGATCGATGCCGTCGACCGGCACGTCCACCCGCACGGTGGCGCCGGACAGCACCCTGGCCTCGATCTCGCGGGGTTGCGGGGGCGCGTTGTCCTCGCCGTCGCGGATGCGGATCGTGACCTGGGCGGAGTCCTCCTGCCCGTTGACGTCGCGCACCCGGTAGATCGCGTACGCCGTCCCGGCCTCGGGACCGGCCTTGAACCGCAGCGTGTCCTCCGAGACGAACGCCTCGCCCAGCGCCGGGTCGACGTCCTGCTCGAGCTCGGGCTGCAGGAACAGCTCCAGCCCGTCGGGGTGCGTGTCGTTCTTCAGCACCGGGACCGTCACCACGTCCCCGGCGTGCACCGTGACCTCGTCCGCCGCCGCCTGCGGCGGCTGCAACCGCGTCGGCGCCGGCACGGGGATCACCCGCACCTCACCCGTCGACGACTCCGTACCGTTCGACACGGTGTAGGTGATGGTGACGGGACCGTCGAGCTGACGCAGCTCCGTGATGCGGAGCATCTGGTGCGCGAGCACGGCGACGGACACCCCGGCGTCGTCGGGGACGCGCACGGACTGCACGACGAGCACCCCACCGGCGGGGTCGGTGTCGTTGGCCAGCACGTCCACGAGCGTGGACCCGCCCGCGGGGAGCAGCGCCGTGTCGGTCACCACGATCGGGGCACCCGCGGCCTCCGACGGCGGCAGCACGTCCACCCGCACCAGACCCGTCGTCGCGTTCGGACCGTCCGTGACCTGGTACGTCAGGTCGTACGACCGCGGCTCCATCGACAAGAACGTGAACGTGCCCGCGTCGTAGTTCGGCGTGATCTCCGCCGGCGCCGACTCCGACACCGACGCCAGACGCAGCTCGTCGTCGTTCGGGTCGGTGTCGTTGCGCAACGGCTCCACCGTCACCGGCTGCCCCGCCGGCACCACCACGTGGTCGTTCACCGCGACCGGCGGCTGCGGCCCGGGCACCACGTCCACGAGGAGCTTGCCCTCGAACACGCCGCCCTGACCGTCCGCCACGGTGACCGTGGCGGTCTTGCGGCCGGTGGAGCCGCCACCGTCGCGGAACTCGACCGTGCCGTCCGGGCGCGAGCGCACGTCGTCACCCGCGACGGTCGCCGCCGCCGAGGCGAGGTAGAGGTCGTCGCCGTCCGGGTCCTTGAAGTACGGCAGCACCTTGATCGAGGCCCGACCACCCTGAGCCACCCGCAGCACCGGGTCACCCGTCTGCTCCGGCGCCGCGTTCTCCCCCCACGGCGAGACCTTCAACGCCACCCCGGCCTCGGCCACGCCCCCGCGCCCGTCCGCCACCGCATACCGGAACGTGCCGGTGCCCTGCGCGTCCTCGGGCACCACGGCCTGCAACGCCGCACCACCCATGATCGCCTGCACCGTCGCGTTCGCCGGGGAGTCCCCCGCCAGCGACGCCGTCATCACGTCCCCGTCCGGGTCCACGTCGTTACCCAGCACCGGCAGGATCGTCGTGCGCCCCGGGCGCACCCCGAACGAGTCGTCCTTCGGCTGCGGCGGCTTGTTCGGCTGGGTCCGGTCCGCGATGAACTGGTCCACCTGCTCCGGGTTCGTCAGCTCCGCGTCCGACTCCTCGCCCTCGGCCTCCTCCGGCATCTGCACGTCCCAGTCGTCGACCTTCTGGTACTCGTCCGCCGCCATCCACAACGTCCCCGCCGACAGGTCGTTCAGCACGATCACCTGCCGGTTCACCCGATACTCCAGGCGCGCCTGCGGGTCGATCCCTTCCAGTCGGGTGTCGAGGTCGTGGCCGGTACCGTCGCAGTCACGGATGACCTGACCCGTCGAGGCCCACGCCCCGTACGTGCAGCCGCCCAGCTGGACCGGAGCCCCCGGGCGCCCCTCGGCCGGGCGCAGCAGGGCGTCGCCGCCTCCGAGCGGCTGCGTCACCAGTCCCCCGGTGGTCGCCACGACGACGTCGTCGGAGCCCGCCGACGGCTGCTGGAGCCGTGCCTCGGCGCCGTCGACCAGGGCCACCGTCTCGCCACCAGGAAGCACCAGCTGCGACGCCGACCGGTCGAGCACGACCGGCTTCTCGCCCACCGCCGTCACCTCGACCTCGGCGCCCATGCCGACGGGCAGGGCGGACGACGTGGGGTCACCCTCCGCCGTGCCCTTCGACGTCGTCGCCACGGTCCACAACGTCCCCGTCGACGGGATCGCCGCGAACACCGTCCCGTCGCGGGACACCGTGAGGTCGCCGCCACCCTCGACCTCGGCGGTGGGCTCCGTCTTCTCCGCGTCGAACGAGGTGGCGCCGTCGAACGGCAGCACCCACAACAGGCCCTCCTCGCCATCGAGGATCGCCGTCGTCGCACCACCCGAGACCACCTGCGCCCCCGCCGGGAGACGGATCTGCCCGTCCAGCTTGAGGTGCGCCACGCTCACCGGGGACGCCGTCCCCGTCCCCGCGTCGTCCAGCAGCACCCGGCCGGCGTCCTGCTGCACGTCGAACGACGCGCTGCCCGCGTTCAACGTCCCGTCCAGGGCCTGCGACTCCGAGTTGAACCGACCCAGCAACCCGGCCGACGACTTCGTCACCCACACACCCGAGTCGTTCAGGTCCACGTCCGCCGTGGCCTCGCCCTCGTACAGGAACGCCAGCCCCACCAACGCGGTCGAGAACACCGACACGGTGCTCACCGACGCGACGGTACGACGATGCTCGCGCAGGCGCGCCAGGAAACCCACAGGTCCTCCGAGAAGCCGGGTCGGGAGTCGACCGGTCCCCTACGACAGCCCCCTCGATCTCGCACTCACCAGGCGGCCCCACCGATCGCGTCACCGAGGATAACGGGAGAGCGGGTGAATTCCGACACGCGTCCCATGGGGAGCACTCCCCAGGGGGCGAGCACCGCGCCCGCGCCGTCGGGTGTGCACGACCTCGCGCGACGGCCGTCGCTCCAGGTCAGGTGGATGTCCGGGGCAACCGGTCCGCGAGGACCGGCCCGGCGGCGGCCGCCAGGCCCGGCCGGGGAGAATTCACCCCGGCCAGGACTCACGCGGCCCGGTCGGCCAGCGCCTCCGCGAACGACCGCAGCGCGTCGCTCACCGGCCCCGCCGGGAGCGCGTCGAGCTCGTCCACGGCGGAGCGCGCCCACCGGACGGCGAGCGCCCGCGTCTCGGCGAGCACCTCGTGCCGCCGCAGCGCCCCCACCGCCGCCGCGAGCGCCGCGTCGTCGGTCAGGTCCGCGTCGAGCAGGTCGACGAGCTCGACGTCGCCCTCGCTCGCCGTGCCGTTCGCGATCCGCGCGCGGAGCAGGAGGACGGGCATGGTCGGCACCTTCTCGCGGAGGTCCGTCCCGGGGGTCTTGCCGGACTCGTCGCCGGAGGACGCGAGGTCGAGGACGTCGTCGGCGAGCTGGAACGCGACGCCGAGCTTCTCGCCGTAGGCCGCGACCGTGCCGACGACCTCCGCCGGGCACCCGGCGAACATCGCGCCGAGCCGGGCGGACGTGGACAGGAGCGACGCCGTCTTGTCGGCCAGCACCTCGAGGTAGTGCTCGACGGGGTCGTCGCCCTCACCGGGTCCGATCGTCTCGTGGAGCTGCCCGAGGCACAGCCGCTCGAACGTGCGCGCCTGGATGAGCACGGCCTCGGGACCGAGCGCGGCGACGGTCGACGCAGCCCGCGCGAAGAGCAGGTCGCCGACCATGATCGCGACCGAGTTCCCCCACACCGCGTGCGCGGACGGTGCGCCGCGGCGCACCGGCGCGGAGTCCATGACGTCGTCGTGGTACAGCGACGCGAGGTGCGTGAGCTCGACCACGACCGCAGCCTCGACGACCTCGGGCCGCGTCCCGTCCCCGAGCTCGGCGGCGAGCAGGGTGAGCAGCGGGCGCAGGCGCTTGCCGCCCGCGTTGACGAGGTGCCGGGACGCGGTGTCGGCGAGCGGGTCCGCGTGCGCGACGGCGGCACGGAGCCGGGTCTCCACCTCCCCCAGCCGCTCGGTGAGCGCGGCGGAGAGCTCGGGGTCCGAGATCGGGATCGCGGTGGTCGTCACGGGCGCGGTCCGGTCGCGCGGCGTGGGAGGAACGGAGGTCACGGGACGAACTTAACCGCCTCGGCCGCCAGATCGAGAACCGGGGACGGGAACACACCGAGGAGGAGCACCCCCAGCGCGCACACGGCGATCGCGATCGTCGTCGGCCCGGTCGACCGGACGACGGTCACGCCCGGTCCGTCGAGCGGACGGTCGTCGTCGCCCGCCCCGTCCGCGGGGCCCCCGGTCGGGGCGGTGAAGAACATCAGGACGATGATGCGGACGTAGAAGAAGACCGCGACCGCGGAGGCGATCACACCGACCACCGCGAGCACCCACGTGGACCCGCCGCCCTGCCCGTCGGGCCCGGCGACGGCGGCGCCGAACGCCGTGAACTTCGCGACGAACCCGGCCGTCAGCGGGATGCCCGCCATGGAGAGGAGGAACAGCGAGAACACGCCCGCGAGCCACGGGCTGCGGCGCCCGAGGCCCGCCCACTGCGCGAGGTGCGTCGCCTCGCCGAGCACGGCGACCGGCTGCTCGGCCGCGCCGTCCGTGGCGTTGTCGGCGTCCGCGCCGTCCGACGTCCCCGCACCCACCGTGGCCGGCACGCGCTCGCGCACCGGGGCGGTCTCGCGGACGAGGGTCACGACCGCGAAGGCGCCCACCGTGGCGAGGCCGTAGACGAGCAGGTAGAAGACCGTCGCGCGCAGCGAGAGCTGGGAGAACCCGACGACGCCGACGAGGATGAAGCCCGCGTGCGCGATCGACGAGTAGGCGAGCAGGCGCTTGACGTCGGTCTGCACGGCACCGACGACGGTGCCGACGACCATCGTGAGCAGCGTGACGATCCACAGCGCGACGAACAGGTCCTCGCGCGTGGCGGGCGACGACTGCGCGAGCCCGAGGCTCACGACGTACAGCACGCGCAGGAGCGCGCCGAACGCGGCCGCCTTGGTGCACGCCGCCATGAACCCGGTGATCGGCGTCGGGGCGCCCTGGTACACGTCCGGGGTCCACGCGTGGAACGGGGCGGCACCGATCTTGAAGAGCAGCCCTGCGAGGATGA
This region includes:
- a CDS encoding Ig-like domain-containing protein; translated protein: MSTVSVFSTALVGLAFLYEGEATADVDLNDSGVWVTKSSAGLLGRFNSESQALDGTLNAGSASFDVQQDAGRVLLDDAGTGTASPVSVAHLKLDGQIRLPAGAQVVSGGATTAILDGEEGLLWVLPFDGATSFDAEKTEPTAEVEGGGDLTVSRDGTVFAAIPSTGTLWTVATTSKGTAEGDPTSSALPVGMGAEVEVTAVGEKPVVLDRSASQLVLPGGETVALVDGAEARLQQPSAGSDDVVVATTGGLVTQPLGGGDALLRPAEGRPGAPVQLGGCTYGAWASTGQVIRDCDGTGHDLDTRLEGIDPQARLEYRVNRQVIVLNDLSAGTLWMAADEYQKVDDWDVQMPEEAEGEESDAELTNPEQVDQFIADRTQPNKPPQPKDDSFGVRPGRTTILPVLGNDVDPDGDVMTASLAGDSPANATVQAIMGGAALQAVVPEDAQGTGTFRYAVADGRGGVAEAGVALKVSPWGENAAPEQTGDPVLRVAQGGRASIKVLPYFKDPDGDDLYLASAAATVAGDDVRSRPDGTVEFRDGGGSTGRKTATVTVADGQGGVFEGKLLVDVVPGPQPPVAVNDHVVVPAGQPVTVEPLRNDTDPNDDELRLASVSESAPAEITPNYDAGTFTFLSMEPRSYDLTYQVTDGPNATTGLVRVDVLPPSEAAGAPIVVTDTALLPAGGSTLVDVLANDTDPAGGVLVVQSVRVPDDAGVSVAVLAHQMLRITELRQLDGPVTITYTVSNGTESSTGEVRVIPVPAPTRLQPPQAAADEVTVHAGDVVTVPVLKNDTHPDGLELFLQPELEQDVDPALGEAFVSEDTLRFKAGPEAGTAYAIYRVRDVNGQEDSAQVTIRIRDGEDNAPPQPREIEARVLSGATVRVDVPVDGIDPDGDSVQVTGVASPPSKGTAKVEDGFLEYAASKNATGLDTFTYTVLDARGATATGTVHVGIARPGESNQPPVAVDDEITVRPGRTVSVAAVANDTDPDGDQVGLVPGGIEDTHDLDAEVVTDRIVLTSPDQDGAYTFYYQVQDTYGARATGAVTVNVAADAPLLPPVARDDTVPVEDILGKTEVTVPVLDNDEDPDGAATELTVTTDATTTTVTDTGELVVTLTENRQVVTYTVTDVDGLTAKAFVKVPGLTDQKPTLRPGTRLEVLAGESLPIDITEHVLVVEGKTPRLTTEETVKVTEGSREIPSVTEIVYTPDPAYTGPASVSFEVTDGSGPDDPEGRTNVLTIPVQVLPPENLAPELVGSPTLDVAAGEEASVDLARFATDADGDPLTFGTSGAAEGVTVSLEGTTLHAQATPDVPKGSVVQVPITVTDGEHPPVEGTATLTVVASTRPLVRANQDTVDDAHQGKATTVDVLANDSNPFPDTPLRLVDAIVETGQGSADVAGDQVSVTPQDDFVGVMVVRYRVQDATQDPDREVEGRVQLKVLGKPEAPATPQVDEVRSKTVVLSWDPPNNNGADITGYTVRSQNGYTKECGTTTCTLDGLTNNVKYTFTVFATNAVGDGPASPPSAEARPDEKPDPPAAPTLEFGDQSLIVTWENKTYTDRSAIETVDLEISPAPPGGAVQKTALVGTSVTWDGLKNGVAYKVRARANNLAPDPSEWGEYSTAETPAGKPAAPAKPTVKRTSIGSTSQMQVAWGAPSDNGAAISKYTIEAVQGGSVVKTATAGGGATSTTLGVPADTTGYTFRVRAHNKATDKFGDAEFSPASDPVRAFAAPGTVSNLRATATGTNRQVKLSFGAASGNGVKASEIFYQYDAGGGWQRLADDKVVGGLTNGKAYSIKVRAVAGVDGANEAGGASSANSATPYGPPPRPTVSASGGKGQVTFTVKGSTNGRNVTISVSGAKSGSFTVTESAGSGSKTYTATGLGYSETARLCAVAKDSEGNASAEACDSAKTDARPVPTVYKHSNAQGLEGCSHSSCQWLGIDPNGATGTVQYQCWGSDGGWHDFSPSASFQAQGTYWWTINLSNGRQRVQCYYGAPGDQVKIVFKDGTETPAFTW
- a CDS encoding polyprenyl synthetase family protein; the protein is MTSVPPTPRDRTAPVTTTAIPISDPELSAALTERLGEVETRLRAAVAHADPLADTASRHLVNAGGKRLRPLLTLLAAELGDGTRPEVVEAAVVVELTHLASLYHDDVMDSAPVRRGAPSAHAVWGNSVAIMVGDLLFARAASTVAALGPEAVLIQARTFERLCLGQLHETIGPGEGDDPVEHYLEVLADKTASLLSTSARLGAMFAGCPAEVVGTVAAYGEKLGVAFQLADDVLDLASSGDESGKTPGTDLREKVPTMPVLLLRARIANGTASEGDVELVDLLDADLTDDAALAAAVGALRRHEVLAETRALAVRWARSAVDELDALPAGPVSDALRSFAEALADRAA
- the nuoN gene encoding NADH-quinone oxidoreductase subunit NuoN, with product MNDSFVAPTVDWLYLAPILVVLGAGVVGVLIEAFVPARVRRTTQVVLALLATAAAFALVVVLWRDPAVQGSEGGAYGVRVLGGSMVIDPFGLAIQGIVVLLAFLAILVIADKTSTGQDAFAPSAAAVPGSPYEDLTRRKGLEQTEVYPLVLFAVGGMMIFPATGNLLVMFVALEVLSLPLYVLSAMSRRRRLLSQEASFKYFLLGAFASALFVFGVALVYGFAGSVDLVEVYQSLANPAGPLATMPGLVVVGVLLILAGLLFKIGAAPFHAWTPDVYQGAPTPITGFMAACTKAAAFGALLRVLYVVSLGLAQSSPATREDLFVALWIVTLLTMVVGTVVGAVQTDVKRLLAYSSIAHAGFILVGVVGFSQLSLRATVFYLLVYGLATVGAFAVVTLVRETAPVRERVPATVGAGTSDGADADNATDGAAEQPVAVLGEATHLAQWAGLGRRSPWLAGVFSLFLLSMAGIPLTAGFVAKFTAFGAAVAGPDGQGGGSTWVLAVVGVIASAVAVFFYVRIIVLMFFTAPTGGPADGAGDDDRPLDGPGVTVVRSTGPTTIAIAVCALGVLLLGVFPSPVLDLAAEAVKFVP